One Dromiciops gliroides isolate mDroGli1 chromosome 3, mDroGli1.pri, whole genome shotgun sequence DNA segment encodes these proteins:
- the LOC122750071 gene encoding olfactory receptor 51I1-like isoform X2 — protein sequence MGSSSTNGTGLPPFTLTGLPGLEDSQHWMFLLLGALYAISIVGNSLILFIVKEEQSLHQPMYYFLSLLSVNDLGVSLSTLPSVLATFCFHTQEIAFDSCMAQMFFIHLFSFMESGILLAMSFDRYVAICNPLRYSTILTDARVAQMGLFIGIRSFCVVFPLPFLLKRLPFCKANILSHAYCLHPDLIRLPCGDITINNIFGLCIVISTFALDSALILLSYILILRSVLAIASQEERLKTLNTCVSHICAVLIFYVPMVGVSMVHRYGRYAPPYVFTLMSLVYLFVPPMLNPVIYSIKTKEIRRRLIRVTNKSQT from the exons ATGGGAAGTTCTTCTACTAATGGCACAGGGTTACCTCCCTTCACCCTGACTGGCCTCCCAGGACTTGAAGACTCCCAACACTGGATGTTCCTGCTGCTTGGAGCCCTCTATGCTATCTCTATTGTGGGAAATAGCCTAATACTCTTCATTGTCAAAGAGGAGCAAAGTCTGCACCAACCCATGTACTATTTCTTATCCCTGCTTTCAGTCAATGACCTTGGTGTTTCCTTGTCTACACTGCCTTCAGTGCTGGCCACTTTCTGCTTCCATACCCAAGAGATTGCTTTTGATTCCTGTATGGCACAGATGTTCTTCATCCACCTCTTCTCTTTCATGGAATCTGGGATTTTACTGGCCATGAGCTTTGATCGTTATGTAGCTATCTGCAATCCACTAAGGTACTCTACCATTCTCACTGATGCTCGAGTTGCGCAAATGGGCCTGTTCATTGGTATCCGCAGCTTCTGTGTGGTTTTTCCATTGCCCTTCCTCCTAAAGCGTCTGCCCTTCTGCAAAGCCAACATCCTGTCCCATGCTTACTGCCTGCACCCAGACCTGATCCGTCTACCCTGTGGGGATATCACGATTAATAACATCTTTGGCCTGTGTATTGTCATCTCTACCTTTGCCCTAGATTCTGCACTCATCCTCCTCTCCTATATTCTCATCCTCCGCTCTGTGCTAGCTATAGCCTCTCAAGAAGAGCGGCTTAAAACACTCAACACTTGTGTGTCTCACATATGTGCAGTACTTATCTTCTATGTGCCCATGGTGGGTGTATCCATGGTACATCGTTACGGGAGATATGCACCACCATATGTGTTTACACTAATGTCCCTTGTCTACCTCTTTGTCCCTCCCATGCTCAATCCTGTCATCTATTCCATCAAGACAAAGGAGATCCGTCGAAGGCTGATCAG AGTAACCAACAAGTCTCAAACCTGA
- the FTSJ1 gene encoding putative tRNA (cytidine(32)/guanosine(34)-2'-O)-methyltransferase, whose amino-acid sequence MGRTSKDKRDVYYRLAKEEGWRARSAFKLLQLDEEFQLFRGVKRAVDLCAAPGSWSQVLSRKLGGSGQPSCIVAVDLQAMAPLPGVVQLQGDITKASTAQEIIGHFEGQPADLVVCDGAPDVTGLHDIDEYIQAQLLLAALNIAIHVLKPGGSFVAKIFRGRDVTLLYSQLRLFFPDVVCAKPRSSRNSSIEAFAVCRGFTLPEGYVPSMLNPLLDHSYHGDFNQLEGPTRLIVPFLACGDLSAYDADRTYPLQLEGSPEYRYTPPAQPPIRPPYQEACKLKKSGGLGRGMLQPGALLDAQERAAAHPENEGEQAVEALGSLSLDP is encoded by the coding sequence ATGGGCCGCACGTCCAAGGACAAGCGCGATGTCTATTACCGGCTGGCCAAGGAGGAGGGCTGGCGGGCCCGCAGCGCTTTCAAGCTGCTGCAGCTGGACGAGGAGTTCCAGCTTTTCCGCGGCGTGAAGCGGGCTGTGGATCTTTGCGCCGCCCCGGGGAGCTGGAGCCAGGTGCTGAGCCGCAAGCTCGGGGGCTCCGGGCAGCCGAGCTGCATCGTGGCCGTGGACCTGCAGGCCATGGCGCCCTTGCCCGGGGTGGTGCAGCTCCAGGGGGACATCACCAAGGCGTCCACGGCGCAGGAGATAATAGGGCACTTCGAGGGACAGCCGGCTGACCTGGTGGTGTGTGATGGTGCCCCCGATGTGACCGGGCTGCACGACATCGACGAGTACATACAGGCGCAGCTCCTCCTGGCCGCTCTCAACATCGCCATCCACGTTCTGAAGCCCGGCGGCAGCTTCGTGGCCAAGATCTTCCGTGGCCGCGACGTCACCCTGCTCTACTCGCAGCTGCGCCTCTTCTTCCCCGACGTGGTGTGTGCCAAGCCCAGGAGCAGCCGCAACTCGAGCATTGAGGCCTTCGCCGTGTGCCGCGGCTTCACGCTCCCGGAGGGCTACGTGCCCAGCATGCTGAACCCCCTGCTGGACCATAGCTACCACGGGGATTTCAACCAGCTCGAGGGCCCCACGCGGCTCATCGTACCCTTCCTGGCCTGCGGGGACCTCAGTGCCTATGACGCCGACCGCACCTACCCACTGCAGTTGGAGGGCAGCCCGGAATACCGCTACACGCCTCCCGCACAGCCACCCATTCGGCCGCCCTACCAAGAGGCCTGCAAACTCAAGAAGTCTGGGGGCCTGGGCCGGGGCATGCTGCAGCCCGGGGCCCTGCTCGATGCCCAGGAGCGGGCAGCTGCCCACCCCGAGAACGAGGGCGAGCAGGCTGTGGAAGCCCTGGGCAGCCTCTCCTTGGACCCCTAG
- the LOC122750071 gene encoding olfactory receptor 51I2-like isoform X1 → MGSSSTNGTGLPPFTLTGLPGLEDSQHWMFLLLGALYAISIVGNSLILFIVKEEQSLHQPMYYFLSLLSVNDLGVSLSTLPSVLATFCFHTQEIAFDSCMAQMFFIHLFSFMESGILLAMSFDRYVAICNPLRYSTILTDARVAQMGLFIGIRSFCVVFPLPFLLKRLPFCKANILSHAYCLHPDLIRLPCGDITINNIFGLCIVISTFALDSALILLSYILILRSVLAIASQEERLKTLNTCVSHICAVLIFYVPMVGVSMVHRYGRYAPPYVFTLMSLVYLFVPPMLNPVIYSIKTKEIRRRLIRLLPVTKL, encoded by the coding sequence ATGGGAAGTTCTTCTACTAATGGCACAGGGTTACCTCCCTTCACCCTGACTGGCCTCCCAGGACTTGAAGACTCCCAACACTGGATGTTCCTGCTGCTTGGAGCCCTCTATGCTATCTCTATTGTGGGAAATAGCCTAATACTCTTCATTGTCAAAGAGGAGCAAAGTCTGCACCAACCCATGTACTATTTCTTATCCCTGCTTTCAGTCAATGACCTTGGTGTTTCCTTGTCTACACTGCCTTCAGTGCTGGCCACTTTCTGCTTCCATACCCAAGAGATTGCTTTTGATTCCTGTATGGCACAGATGTTCTTCATCCACCTCTTCTCTTTCATGGAATCTGGGATTTTACTGGCCATGAGCTTTGATCGTTATGTAGCTATCTGCAATCCACTAAGGTACTCTACCATTCTCACTGATGCTCGAGTTGCGCAAATGGGCCTGTTCATTGGTATCCGCAGCTTCTGTGTGGTTTTTCCATTGCCCTTCCTCCTAAAGCGTCTGCCCTTCTGCAAAGCCAACATCCTGTCCCATGCTTACTGCCTGCACCCAGACCTGATCCGTCTACCCTGTGGGGATATCACGATTAATAACATCTTTGGCCTGTGTATTGTCATCTCTACCTTTGCCCTAGATTCTGCACTCATCCTCCTCTCCTATATTCTCATCCTCCGCTCTGTGCTAGCTATAGCCTCTCAAGAAGAGCGGCTTAAAACACTCAACACTTGTGTGTCTCACATATGTGCAGTACTTATCTTCTATGTGCCCATGGTGGGTGTATCCATGGTACATCGTTACGGGAGATATGCACCACCATATGTGTTTACACTAATGTCCCTTGTCTACCTCTTTGTCCCTCCCATGCTCAATCCTGTCATCTATTCCATCAAGACAAAGGAGATCCGTCGAAGGCTGATCAGGTTATTACCTGTGACTAAACTCTGA